AGAAACATTAAATCCTTAATCCACTGAATAGGTACTGTTTGGTTTGACAATGTTAATCGTTGTTGTTGTATCAAAGAAGGGCTTATTTCCAAAAGAAAAATCTGGATCCCTGATAAAAAAAGAGGTAGAGTTCTTCCTACGCGTAAAAGGTCTTTTATTAACGTACCACGACCTGGCCCCATTTCTACGAGGTTAAAAATGGAGGGTTTACCCAGTTCAATCCACATATTCATACACCAGATCCCAACTAGTTCTCCAAACATCTGATTAATTTCTGGAGCAGTGATAAAATCACCGCCATCTCGGTTTCTCAATGATTTCTTGCCAATAGGCTGGTGTGTCATGTAATAACCGTGTTTGGGATGGGTAAGGCACATTGCCATATAATCAGACACCGGCAAAGAGCCTTCATTGATAATGCGTTCTCGAATTTCGTTCTCCAGTGCATTCATAATACAATTACAATACTATATTTTGTCTGTCGTGCCAAACAACACGGCTTTTGGCACTCATCATCCCCCAAATTCCTAAGGGAATCATAGGGAATGATAAAATCATCCCCATTGTTATCCATCCTCCAGCAAGATAACCAATATGCGCGTCGGGTTCACGAAAAAATTCAATGAAGATCCGGGCTGTTGAATAACCAACTCCCCATGCTCCACTGATAAATCCTGGCATTACGAGCTTTTTAAATTTGAAGATTAATATACTCAGGATGATAAATAGGACGACCCCTTCAAGACCAGCTTCATAAAGTTGACTGGGATGACGTGCAACTGGCCCACCTGTAGAAAAAATGAAAGACCAAGAAACATCCGATGGGCGTCCCCAAAGTTCCGAATTTATGAAATTTGCGAGCCTGCCGAAAAACAATCCAAAGCAGGATGAGACGGCCATGATATCAAAAAGTGAAAATGGTGAGAAAGACCTTTGCCGAGAAAATAAGATCATCGAGAGAAGAGAAGCTAGAGCTCCGCCATGAAAGCTCATACCACCACACCATATTGCAAAAATATCCAAAGGGTTCATAAGATAATAACCAAAATTGTAAAAAAGCACATAACCTAGTCTACCACCGACAATAATGCCAATAATGGCCCAAATCATAAAATCATCAAGGTCAATCTGTGTGAAAGGGGCACCTACGGGAGACCATAGACTGGAGCGAGAAACAACTTGTCTGGCAAAGAACCATCCCAAAAGAATACCGAACATGTAAGAAATACCATACCAATGGATAATGATCGGTCCAATTTCAATTAAAATAGGATCAATCGAAAGAAACTGCAGAAGCGATTGACTGTAGGATAGTGTACTCATAGTGTTTTTCTTTAAAACTAAATAAATAGAGAAATAATCATTCAGTGAACTCTATCAATGCAACTTCACGCTTCTGAGAAAACTCTTGGTCTATAAAGGAATTATTATTGAGAGTGAGCTTGCGCTTTCAAGTTCGGGATAGAAGATTCTTCTTGTATAAAAATCCCTATCAGCATGAGGTTTATTGATTATGCTCAACTTATCATATGTGGTAGAAAATGATTTGTCTTTCCGTTACAGACCGACTATAAAGCAATATATCCATTATATTTGTCATGATATTAGTGAAAACATATTTTTGGGCTTCCATTCTTTTCATGTTCATGACTGTTTCAGGTCAAGCAGCCGCACTCTCTCCTTTTTTGGGTAAGAAACGTCTTCTCCTTTTATTTTCTAAATCTAGAAGCAGCGCAATACTTGAAAGACAGATTGATTTGCTTCAGGATGTGCGCACTGATCTTTCTAATCACGATATAATTGTATTGGTGACTCAAGGAAAACAGAACACAATTGCTAACATTGGATATGCCCACATGCCACCAAATGCTGCACGGGAATTGAAAAAAAAATTTCAGCCAAAGGACTCCCTTCTCACTGTAGTACTCGTTGGTAAGGACGGATTAGAAGTTGGACGATGGAATAGGATAATTTATCCCGAAGCTATTATTGATCTCATCGATCCTTCGATTCTGCCCTGACCGTTCAAAACCCCATAATAGATCTATCTATTACTTGACATTGGTTCGAAAAGATAAGCTCCGAGCAGGTTCCTGAAATGGCATTCTCATGAATAATTCAGTTAATAATGGCAGAATTCATCGTCAAAACAATCCAGATCTTAAGATATCTAAGCTATTGGAATTTGCATGAAGCCATTGACCCTCTATATAGAGAATC
Above is a genomic segment from Candidatus Endowatersipora endosymbiont of Watersipora subatra containing:
- the lgt gene encoding prolipoprotein diacylglyceryl transferase encodes the protein MSTLSYSQSLLQFLSIDPILIEIGPIIIHWYGISYMFGILLGWFFARQVVSRSSLWSPVGAPFTQIDLDDFMIWAIIGIIVGGRLGYVLFYNFGYYLMNPLDIFAIWCGGMSFHGGALASLLSMILFSRQRSFSPFSLFDIMAVSSCFGLFFGRLANFINSELWGRPSDVSWSFIFSTGGPVARHPSQLYEAGLEGVVLFIILSILIFKFKKLVMPGFISGAWGVGYSTARIFIEFFREPDAHIGYLAGGWITMGMILSFPMIPLGIWGMMSAKSRVVWHDRQNIVL
- a CDS encoding DUF4174 domain-containing protein, whose product is MFMTVSGQAAALSPFLGKKRLLLLFSKSRSSAILERQIDLLQDVRTDLSNHDIIVLVTQGKQNTIANIGYAHMPPNAARELKKKFQPKDSLLTVVLVGKDGLEVGRWNRIIYPEAIIDLIDPSILP